Within Deinococcus apachensis DSM 19763, the genomic segment GCGGCAAACTGCCGCGGGCGATACTGCATGTTCTCGTACTGCTCCAGCACCCCTTGCGCCCCCTGCCAGTACCCATACCGCGACACCAGCGTCGGCTTCGCGTTCACGCTCGGCAGTGGGGCCGTGGTCGCCATCGGCTCCAGGGACGCCATCTGGTGGTGCTCCGCCATTTCATTGGCAGAGGCAGAGCCGGTCGAACTGGTCGTAGGGGTAGACGGCGAACCGCAGCCTACCAGCAAGGCCAGCAGGCCGCTAAGGGTCAGCTTCTTCATGTGTTCTCCCTTTCTACTGTGAGTGGGGAATGTCAATCCCCCGAACACACACGTACGGTTAAGGTGACATAAGCTCACCCTTCCCCGCTGTTGATTTTTCAACAGGTGGTCCTCACAGGCCCGCGCATCATTACAGGCTCTTCTGGCAGAGAAATGAGGCCATCCGGGATGAGGTCGCCTGCAGAGGCCCTCACCACTTCCTCATAGGTCGTGTGGGAGAGGGTTTACCATCTTGGCTCCCCCCTCACTCCAGACTCAGAGTTAGAGTCCGGTAAGGCTGGACGTCGTGCTGCCGAAATAGGTCGAAGCGCAGGAGGTTCGTTGCGTCGGAGCCGTCCACGCGGCACTGCCAGGTTGTCCGCCATTCCTGCTGGGGGGCCAGGGTGGGAACCTGGATCACCCGGGGGCACAGGGAAGGTCGAATGCGGTACGCCGTGGGCTGGACCTCGAAGTTGCGGACCGCCAGGGTCAGCGAGATCAGGGTGCCCGGAGTGGCGCGCGTGGGGTAGTCGCCCAGCTTTCCCTGCGGCCCGAGCACGTAGAACTCGGTGAGGGGCAGGTTGCTGTGCATTCGGCCCATCAGCGTGCCCAGCCCCACGATGGCGCCGAGGCTCACCACGGAAAACAGCGCCACGGTTCTGAGCCCCTGCGGCTCCCGGAGGGCCAGGAACAGCTCCCCCGCCGGGCCGCGGCGCCTGTGCTGCCAGGCCGCGCCCGCCCAGGCCAGGGTCCAGACCCCCAGGCCCAGCGCCATGGCCCGCGGCGTGACGCCCCAGGGGAGACCGCTCAGCAGCAGGCCGAGCAGCGGGACGCTCATCAGCGAGTAGCCCAGGGAGAGAATGACCCGGTTGAACCCGCTCAGGTCGCCCCGCCGGGGGAAGAACGTCAGCGTCATCAGGTAACCCGGCGCCAGGAGCAGGGCGGGCAGGCCCAGCAAGGTGCGCCACGCCCCGCGCAACTGCGGCGCGAAGGCCACCAGCAGGGAGGCCAGGCTGACCAGCAGGACGGCGAGCAGCAAATCCGCCCAGAGGGCGGCGGGCACGCCGGGTCTGACGGCCCCCTTGGCCTCCTGCCGGGGCAGGGAGAGCTGGTGCGGGGCGGCGGTGGGAGCCTGAGCAGGTTCGACATGCGGCGTGCTGACCACCGGTGCAGGGGAGTCTGCCAGGGCGTCACCTGTGACCCTCAGGGGCAGCCCGGATACAGAGGCCTGCTCCCCGACCGTCGATGCCCCCAGGCCCACCGACACCTCGTCACGCGGCACCTCGGGCACGAGGGCCGATGCAGTTTCCACTTGCAGGTCGAGCCCTCCCGTCGGCGGGGGGGCTGCTGGCCCCACGGCGGGCGGGGCCACGTCCATCATCGGCGCTTCAACCTTCGGCTTGCGGCTGCGCCCTGTTCTGGACCGGGCAGGCTGCCCCTCGACAGAAGGGGGCGTCTCGGTCTCGACCTTTACCTGACGGCCCGAGCGGGTGGGGCGGGGTGGGCTGTCCTCCGCCGGGGATACCCCGGTCTGCCCCGGTTCTGGAGACGGCGTCGCCTCCTCCTTCCGCTTGCGCGCCCGGCGAGGTTTGGAGGGGGCGGCAGGAAGGAGGCTGGTTGTCTCAGCATGGGCCGGGGTGGGCACGGCGAGTGCCCGCTCGCGCCCGGCCCGGCCTCCAGTTCCCGACTGTTCCCGGGAGGTGGACTGAAGCTCTGAACTGCCTGGCCCCACACGCTCCTTTTTCGCTCTCGGCATTCCTCACCTGTCGGGACGCCTGTGGAGTGTTCGCGCAGAGGATGCGGGGGCCACCTCATTCACTTGCCGCCCCGGCCCCCGACATGCAGCTCACCCACGGGGTAGAGGGGTCGCTTGTTCGGGGCCGCTCGGGACCCGCCCAGGGTGGGCAACGTGCGGATGCCGTCCTGCTTGCTTGTTGCCCACGGAGCCTTACTTTAACATCACGGCAAGCTCAACCGTCCCTCACACCGTGCAGCTGTTCACCCAAGGAGCGGAATGAACCACCGCATCGAGCAGGTTTTGACGGGAACCCCGGGCATGTTCGCCCTGCTGGCCCTGATCGCGCTGCTGCTGGCCGCGGAGCTTCGGCTGTTTTTCCCTGGCCCG encodes:
- a CDS encoding DUF1616 domain-containing protein, yielding MPRAKKERVGPGSSELQSTSREQSGTGGRAGRERALAVPTPAHAETTSLLPAAPSKPRRARKRKEEATPSPEPGQTGVSPAEDSPPRPTRSGRQVKVETETPPSVEGQPARSRTGRSRKPKVEAPMMDVAPPAVGPAAPPPTGGLDLQVETASALVPEVPRDEVSVGLGASTVGEQASVSGLPLRVTGDALADSPAPVVSTPHVEPAQAPTAAPHQLSLPRQEAKGAVRPGVPAALWADLLLAVLLVSLASLLVAFAPQLRGAWRTLLGLPALLLAPGYLMTLTFFPRRGDLSGFNRVILSLGYSLMSVPLLGLLLSGLPWGVTPRAMALGLGVWTLAWAGAAWQHRRRGPAGELFLALREPQGLRTVALFSVVSLGAIVGLGTLMGRMHSNLPLTEFYVLGPQGKLGDYPTRATPGTLISLTLAVRNFEVQPTAYRIRPSLCPRVIQVPTLAPQQEWRTTWQCRVDGSDATNLLRFDLFRQHDVQPYRTLTLSLE